The DNA segment CATAAAATGCTTCTGATCTTCATGCTGAAGATTCCTCCTTCTGAAAAACTGCGATTCCATCCCGTCTCCGCATAATATACCGACCGGGACTGAATATTTAAAGGAAAAATGGATATTCAGGGAAAGTACTGCCAGTAACACATTAATAAACAATGACTTAAGGCTCCCCTGGTCTTTGGCGTGGAAATCGAATATTTTTCTTCCCACAACGTAAGACATTCTGATACGATGGGCAAAAGCGGTCTTGAGATTCACCTGTTTGCCAAGGGACGGGATATGAGCCGAAAGATAGTTTATGAACATGTCGATGTCTTCACTACGAAGCCATTCGGGGGGAACCAGCTTGCCGTATTCGAAAAGCCGGGCAAGCTGAAAAAGACGCAGATGCAGCTTATCGCGCGGGAGATCAATTTCTCCGAGACGACATTTATTTTTCCGCCCAAGGACAAGGAAGCAGACGCAAAAGTCAGGATCTTTACACCTGCAGAGGAAATTCCGTTTGCCGGCCATCCGGTTCTTGGTACTGCATTTGTGATCCTGTCGAATAAAAAGGGCAAGAAACCGTCTGGTCTTGAGCTGGAGTTGGATTCGGGAAAGATCTCGATTGATGTGATCAAATCGAACAAGACGGAGACGAGACTTTCCATGAACCAGCCGGTTCCAAAGTTCGGGAGTGCTCTCATGAACAGGGGACAGGCGGCCAGGGCTGTAGGAATCAAGAATTTCGACCTCCTTGGCGGGGGAGTGATCTCGAACGGACTTGATTTTCTTATAATCGAGGCCAGAGATTCAGAGGTAATAGGCCAGGCCAACCTGAATATCGAAGAAGCCATCAACGTGATGGCCAGACATAAAGTCATAGGCATATATCTTTTTGCCAGGACAGAAAATCCAAAGATCAATATACATGCCCGGTTTTTCGCGCCGACACTCTCTGTCATGGAGGACCCGGCGACGGGATCGGCTGCCGGGGCTCTGGGAGGTTACCTGGCCAGGATACTCAAGTTCCCGGCCGAGCTCAAGCTTATGATCAGCCAGGGTAAAGAGATGGGCAGGCCAAGCCTTCTTCAGACAGATGTCCATTGTGATCGTGGTATGGTGCAGAAAGTCCAGGTCGCAGGTTCGATAGTGAGGGTGGGAGAAGGCACAATATCGATGCCTTGAAGGATTTGATTTTTATTTTGCTGCAGAATGTGGTATAATAACGGCGGTTGAGGGGTTGGGGTCGTGAAAACACCGGCCAGCTCTGAATAAAATCGACAATATTTGCCGGAAAAGGTTCTGAGGAGGTGGCCCGCGTGACCCTTTCATTGGATCTCTTTTCCGGTTTTTTTATGCAGTCAATTCCGACGGACTGCGTCTTTACGTCCTGCTGACAAGCATCTATTCCTTGAGATACTTCTCGAACCAGTCATGTAGCGTGTTCCACCAGAGTTCCGCGTTCTGAGGCTTCCTTACAAAATGGTCCTCATCCGGGAAGAAGAGTAGTTTCGAGGGGACTCCCTGCCGCTGCAACGCGGTGAAGAATTCGAGGCCCTGGGTATACGGGACCCTGTAGTCGTGTTCTCCATGGACGACGAGACATGGCGTTTTGAATTCCGCGACGAACCTGTGTGGCGAAAACTTTTCATAGATCTCCCTGCTCGTCCATGGCATGCCGCCAAACTCCCATTCCGGGAACCACAATTCCTCAGTGGCACCGTACATCGATTCGAGGTTGTAGACTCCGGCGTGTGAGACGAGGCAGGTGAACCTGTCGGTATGGCCCTCGATCCAGTCGACCATATATCCGCCGTACGATGCTCCAGCCGCGCCGATCCTGTCAGGGTCGATATAATCGAAGTTTTCCAGCATATAGTCCAGTCCGTTCATGATGTCGGTATACGGCGCGCCTCCCCAGTCGCCGCTGATCGCGTCAGTGAATGCCTGTCCGTACCCGGTGCTGCCTGTAAAGTTGAATGTAGCCACCACATACCCCGGTGATGCGAACATCTGGACGTTCCACCTGTAATGGAAGTTGTCTCCGAACGCGCCCTGCGGGCCACCGTGGATCAACACGATAACCGGATATTTCCGGCCTTCTTCAAAGAAAGGAGGTTTGACGATCATCCCGTGTACCTTCGTAGCAGCTCCGTCAAACCAGAACTCTTCGAGCGGGTTCATTGCCAGGTCGGCGAGCAGATGGGCATTTATATCGGTAAGCGGCGATATTTTTTTACCTTTCATCGTGGATGTGTAGAGGTCGGTCGGTCGGTCGACACTCTGCCTCGCGAATACTATCTTCCTGCCGTCAGGAGATATTCTCAGGTTGTTATCATATCCGCCTGTGATTACTTTTTCCGGCGTGGCCCCACGTATACCCACTTTGCAGATCGAGTAACGTCCCCGGTCCTGCGTAGAGAAGAAGATCGAACGGCTGTCCGGACTCCAATCGAAATTGCCGATACCGTAATCAAAATCTTCCGTGAGATTAAGTGTCTTTTTTTCTCGGCGGTCATACAGCATCAGGCGATAACGGTCGGCCTCGAACCCGGCCTTCATCTGGGCTCTGTAGGCGATATATCTCCCGTCGGGCGAATAACGGGGGTTGTTATCGTTGGACAGGTTCTCCGATGTGATCGATGTCGTCGTACCATCCTTGACCGACATGATATACAGGTCGTTGTTAGTCGAGATGGCCACCATCTGGTCAGGATTCATGGAATAGCATATCTCGTCTCCGTCAGGCGAGAAATCGTAGTCACGTTCTCCCCCGAGCGAGATCGGGGGGACGTCCGTCATGCCCCTGTTAATCTCTACGAGTGAGGAACTGTCGATATCGGTCAGGAAGAGATGGCTCCATCGTCCCTCTCTCCAGTGATTCCAGTGGCGGAACATCAGATGATCGATCAAGCGGGCCTTGACCTCGCTGTTTTTCCATTCATCCAGTTTTTCAGCGTTACAATCCATGTCATCGCATTCGGGATATACTCGAGATGTGAATGCCATGGTCCTGCCGTCAGGGGACCACAGGGGGTCGGACACTCCTGTCGGAATGTCTGTGATCCTGCGTGCTTCACCACCGCCGGTCGGGATTATCCATATCTGTGAACTGCCTTCGCGATCGGAGACGAAGGCCAGCTCTTTTCCGTCGGGTGACCAGCACGGGGCGTAGTCGCTTCCACTGCTCCTGACGAAGTTCCACGGCTGTCCCCCGTCAGTCCTGACCATGTAGATGTCGGTGTTGGAAGAATTACTCTCCTTGTCGAACCAGGTCACGGTAAAGGCGACCAGGTCTCCCTCGGGTGATATCTCGAAACTGCCGATCCTTCCAAGCGAGATCAGGTCGTCGAATGTCAACGCGTGAGGTTCACCATTGATATCTCCTTCGTGTGCTCCGACGGGCAGGGTCACTATCGTGGCATACAGCGAAAGAAGGAGCAGCATGACCGGGATCTTCGAGAACGGATATCTCATTTCAATCTCCTCGAAATTAAGGTTAGATTATTTACAGGGTTCTATTTTATGAAAAAGAGCGTCTATTGGCAACTTTTATAAAAAACTGCCGTATATAAACTTGAATCTCGAATCAAATTCTGTAAATCTGGATGACGATTGTTCAGTCGGCGTCAGGCGCCACGCACCCACTGCTTCCCACGGAGGAAGATCATGATAGAAGTCAGTGAGATCAGGAAACAGTTTGGAGAAGTCAGGGCCGTTGACGGCCTCAGTTTCAAGGTATCCGAAGGTGAGATCTTCGGCCTTCTCGGCCCGAACGGTGCAGGGAAGACGACTACGATATCGATGCTTTCAGGCCTTCTCGCGCCGGACTCAGGGACAATAACCGTTGCGGGCATGGATATCTCTGCTGGCGACCGCAGAGCGAAAGCCATGATGGGCGTTATCCCGCAGGAGATCGCTCTCTACGATGAACTTTCAGGCCGCGAGAACCTGCATTTCTGGGGTGGTCTTTACGGTCTGACAGGAGCAGATCTTAAAAAGGCGACCGCCAGGGTGCTCAAGATGGTCGACCTGACCGACAGGGCAGACGACCAGGTGGGGAAATACTCTGGAGGGATGAAAAGAAGGATCAACCTCTGTGCCGGTCTCATACACAGGCCGAAGATCATTCTGCTCGATGAGCCGACGCTGGGAATAGATCCTCAGGCGAGGATCAAGATACTCGAGATCGTGAAAAAAGAAGCGAAGTCCGGAACTACGATCATCTATACCACACACTATCTCGAAGAGGCGGAAGAACTCTGTGACAGGATTGCGATCATAGATAAGGGCGCCATCTACGCTGAAGGGAGCCTTGCGGAACTTGTCGATCTTGCGGGAGAAGAAGACATTATCACCGTCACCGGCGATTTCAAGGGCTGGAAAGGCGACAACCTGCCTGAAGGTGTGAGGCTCGACCATATGGAAGAGGGCAGCCTGAGATTTTATATCTCCAGGAAGGACTCTCTGGGGTCTCTTCTCAATTCCTTTTTCGGCGCGGGGATCAGCGTGGAAAGTGTCTCGATCAGCGAGCCGGGGCTTCAGGGCGTATTCCTCAAGCTGACCGGCCGGGAACTGAGGGATTGAATATGAATACGATACTCAGAATATTCATCCTCGATCTGAGGAGAAGGATGAAAAGTCCTCTCGCTATCGTTCTCACGATGTGTATCCCCCTGGTGATGACGTTGATAATCGGGTCGGTCTTTGGACGCGCGGGAGATGTGAAGCTGCCAAGGATAAAAATGCTTCTCGTAGATAATGATGGAGGCCTGGCGGCGCGGTTTCTGAGGCAGGGACTCGAACAGGGACAGCTCGCGGAGATGGTAGAGGTGATCCCTGTCGTCGAAGAAGAGGGAGAGCGTTTAATGGCCAAAGGTGAAGCGTCGGCCATGGTCGTGATCCCGGACAGTTTCACCACTAGGGTAGTCGATGGTCTGCCGGTCACTATCCGGGTCGTGAAGAATCCCTCGGAATCGTTTCTGCCGATAATCGCGGAAGAGATCATATCGACGTTCGGAGTTATCCTCGACTGCGGGACGAATACTTTCAAAGAACCTCTTAGAAAGTCGAAAGAGATCCTGACTGCCGAAGGGTGGCCCTCGCTGAATGAGATTCAGACACTTATGGATGAGGCGAAGGTTATATTCGCTCTTACCGGCGGATACCTGACTGATACACTGATCTCTGTCGAAGAATCTACAGTCTCCGAAGCCGGGGATGAAGGGGGAGGAGGGTCTTCGGGAGTCAATGTCTTCTCGTATGTCATGGCTGGAAGCATGATGATAGGCCTTCTCTTTACCAGTAACATCATGCTCAGGGATATAGTAAGGGAAAGGGCCTCGGGCACACTGACCAGGATCCTTGCCGCACCGTTGAGTATCTGGCACGTCGTGGCCGGAAAACTGCTGGCTGCCTACATGGTCACAATGGTGGCCTGTCTGGCACTGCTGATCATAGGGCGATTCGCTTTTGGCATGGACCTCGGTGGACCCGTCGTTCTCGCCGTACATCTCTCGGCTACCATGTTTATGATCACCGGATTTATGACATTCTGCTTCGGCCTGATCAGGAGTGAAAGGTCGGCTGACGCGATCGTATCTGTCCTGATCATCGTCATATCTCTTCTCGGTGGAGGTTTGATCCCGATCAGTCAGATGGGTGGGATGTTCAGGTCGATAGCGTTGTTTTCTCCGGTCTACTGGGCCAGCGACGGATTCATGGAAATATTCCTCAACCAGGCCGGCCTGGCAGATATTATCCAGAATATCGCCATACTGGTCGGGATCGGGTTGGTCACTCTTATGCCCGGTACCTGGTTACTTGGAAGAAACCTGAGAAAAGGAGGGTCGAAATGAAACGGACAGACCCTCTCAGGCTGATCTGGCTCATCGCCCGTACCGACCTTGCCCTGACTTTCAAGGAGCGGAGCACCGTCTTCTGGGCCTTTGTCATGCCTTTTGTCTTTATCTTTGTTTTCGGACAGTTCGGAAACAGTTCAGGTCGGTCGGGAGTGAGCGCTACGATAACGATAGAGAACAATGACAGGGGACCGCTCGGCGACGACCTGATCAATACCCTCAAACGTGAGAATATCGGCCTTGTGGACAGTCTCGCTGAGGGAGCCGATGCGGTGAGAACGCTGGTTATCCCGGACGATTTCTCCGAGAAGGTCTTTTCCAGGGAAAGGACAGCGGTCTATCTCCGCAAGGACGAAGGTTCGAACATTCAGGCAGGGGAGACGGCAGCTGTCGCCATAACCCGGGGGCTGATCAAGGTCGTATCGACACTTCTCGAGATCGAGAACGGGATGATCGGGTCGGGCAGCCCGTATCTCTCGATAACAGGAGATTCTCTCAACGGAAACCTGCAGTTGGTGATCGATGAATTGCCTGAAGGAGATACGATGATGGAGTCCCGGATCGATTCGCTGATGGCGAGAGATCCAGGCGTGCTGGTCGATAGTAAGATGGCCGGGCGAGGTGTCGAACCGCCGGGAGGTTTCCAGGGAGCGGTCCCGGGCAATCTAGTGATGTTCGTGCTTATGACGATGGCTTTTGGAGGCATCACCCTGGCGATCGAGAGAAAGAGCAGGGTGTTGATGCGGATCGGAGTCTCCCCGGCAGGCCGCCGGGAAATCGTCGCGGGAAAACTGCTCGGCAGGATGATGCTCGGATCTCTTCAGATCCTTGTTCTTCTGGTCGCCGGAAGGTACCTCTTTGGAATAAGTCTTGGTAACTCTATCCCTGCGCTGGTCGTTCTTATGCTTTCCTTCGCGTTCTGCGCCGGTGGATTCTCTATTCTCTTCGGGTCGCTGTTCAGTAATCCCGATCAGGTGTCGGGATTCGCCGTTATAACGTCGCTCGCGATGTCGGCTCTCGGGGGCTGCTGGTGGCCGCTGGAAATCGTTTCAAGGCCGTTCAGGATCGTGGCCTTCCTCCTTCCGACAGGTTGGACGATGGACGGGATCCACAAGCTTATCTCATTCGGATACGGATTTTCATCGGTGGTTACTCATGTCGCGGTATTGTGGCTCTTCGGCCTCGTATTCACGGCAATAGCAGCGAAAAGACTTAAGCTGCAAGAATGAACCCGTGCTTTCTGTCTGAGGCGGCCAGAGATCATTCCATGCTGTAGTGGATGATGGCTCCGTTCGATCCGACGGCATTTATATCATAGGGTCCGTTACCCCAGATCGATCTGAGTGTTCCCCCGACGGGGCTGCTCTGAGCATTCCAGTCCATGCCGTCGAAATGCAGGATGACCCCTTCCTGGCCGACCGCGAAGACGTCGTCGGGGCCGCTTCCCCATACTCCGTAAAGCTGGCGTTCGGTTCCGCTGTACATCTTGGTCCATTCGACTCCATCATAATGCAGTATGGTACCGAGATATCCGACGGCATATATATTGTTCCATGCCGTCCCCCAGATACCGACAAGGAGAAAGGCCGATGGGGTTGTGACTTCTTCCCATTCGATGCCATCATAATGGATGATCGTCCCCAGTCCCCCTACAGCCCATACGTCATCCGGAGCAGCGGCCCATACACCGTGAAGGGCCATCTCCGTGTTGCTCGTCATTTCCTCCCATTCGAGTCCGTCATAACGCATGATCTGGCCTTCCCATCCGACGGCGAAGACCATGTCGCCGCCCGCTTCGGAGAAGGCGTTCAGTTCGATATCGTCCGGTATCGTTTCCGGCTGCCAGTCCGAATCGATGTACTTGAAAAGAGTGCCGGATTCTCCAGAGAAAAACACATTACTTTCCGCGGTTCCATGGATGGAGTTAAGGTGAAATGAAGTCTTCCCCGGCCATGTGTCCCACCCGAAACCGTTGAAATGAATTATGGCTCCGTTATTGCCGACCGCCCAGGCATTGTTCTCGTCACTGCTCCAGACTCCCGTAAGGTGCTGCGATCTCGCGTCAGGGATCTCGGTCCAGCTGTTGCCGTCATATTCGATAATCACTCCCAGATACCCTGCCGCGTAGCACAGCTCGCTGTTGATGGCCGTGATCCCGTGGAGCCTGTGATCGGTCACCTGGTTCATCATCGACCAGGAATCGCCATTGTAGAAAAGAGTCATGCCGTGGCCGCAGGACGCGAATACCATATCGCTCGAAATTCCACTGATCCCGGTAATATCCTCTGTAAAAAATACACCTTCATCTACCGAGATGATCATGGGCGTCCATTCCGTTCCGTCGTAATGGATGAGGTTTCCACTGACTCCGCCCATGAAGATGTCTTCTGCCGAACTTCCCCAAATCGTACGAAAGCTCATGACACCCATCTCCTCGATCTCTGCCCAGAATGAACCATTGTAATGGAGGGCCGCGCCATAGTCACCGGCGGCATATATGTTCGATGACGACGAACCCCAGATCGTGTAGAGATCGTCTGTGACAGATGTGACCACAGGGGTCCAGACTGTTCCATCGAAATGGGTCATTGTGCCGTAGTCGCCGACGGCATATACGTCGCTGCCGGAGAATCCCAGGATGCAGTTCAGGGCCCTTTGCACATTAGAATCCATCATGGTCCAGTCAGTTCCGTCATAATGCAGGATCAGTCCTGATTCGCATGCAGCGAAGACGTCAGAACCGGAAAGGCCCCAGATAGAATTGATCTCCAGTTCTGTGCCGGAGGCCATTGTGTGCCATGATGATCCATCGAAGTGGAGGATGGTCCCACCGGACCCTCCCACAAAGACGGATGTCTCAGAATCGTGCCATATCGTCCTCAGGTGCCTCGCGCCGGAGAGCAGGCGCCATGATCCTGTCTGTTCCTCGGGTGGTTCCGGAGTGACCGATGAGTCGCTTCCGCACGACAGTATGGTGAAGGAAAAGGTCATGACTGCCAGAAGAGGCAGGATAGATATTATATGTCTGCGTTTGAACATAGTCCTGTCCTTTGAAAGAAACGTAATGCCTGTCTCTTTAATCTATAACAATTGTTGTCTGGAAGAAAATGATTTGACAGGAGAAAGAATAGCTCAGGTGCTGGTACGGTCGCTGGCGATATACCAGGTCATGCCTTCTTTCGATTCTGTGACGACCCTTTCCGAAGCGATCATCGAATCCATAAGCTTTATTGTCTGCGGAACGCCAAGTCCCAGCGCGGCACTTATATCAGCGGCCGTACAGGGCCTGCGCTCTATCATCGACAGTATATTCTCCGAGGCTGAAGCGTCCTCATGTCTTGCTTTACTCGAAACGTTTGCAACGATCTCACATCTGTCGCCGAACATCGCGCGGATCTCCTCCATGCGTTCGTGTGATAAGGCATTCGCGTCACCGGTAGTGCCGGGCCTGACTGCTGTGTTCAGCTGGATCGATGCAATGTCAAGGCCGGACACTATGGTCTTCAGTCCCTCCAGGTTTTCCATGTCAGTGTTATATCCTTCGACGAGAAGGATCTCGAGGCGTACTTCACCCCGGTATCCTTCGATAAACCT comes from the Candidatus Latescibacterota bacterium genome and includes:
- a CDS encoding ABC transporter ATP-binding protein, with product MIEVSEIRKQFGEVRAVDGLSFKVSEGEIFGLLGPNGAGKTTTISMLSGLLAPDSGTITVAGMDISAGDRRAKAMMGVIPQEIALYDELSGRENLHFWGGLYGLTGADLKKATARVLKMVDLTDRADDQVGKYSGGMKRRINLCAGLIHRPKIILLDEPTLGIDPQARIKILEIVKKEAKSGTTIIYTTHYLEEAEELCDRIAIIDKGAIYAEGSLAELVDLAGEEDIITVTGDFKGWKGDNLPEGVRLDHMEEGSLRFYISRKDSLGSLLNSFFGAGISVESVSISEPGLQGVFLKLTGRELRD
- a CDS encoding PhzF family phenazine biosynthesis protein, whose translation is MSRKIVYEHVDVFTTKPFGGNQLAVFEKPGKLKKTQMQLIAREINFSETTFIFPPKDKEADAKVRIFTPAEEIPFAGHPVLGTAFVILSNKKGKKPSGLELELDSGKISIDVIKSNKTETRLSMNQPVPKFGSALMNRGQAARAVGIKNFDLLGGGVISNGLDFLIIEARDSEVIGQANLNIEEAINVMARHKVIGIYLFARTENPKINIHARFFAPTLSVMEDPATGSAAGALGGYLARILKFPAELKLMISQGKEMGRPSLLQTDVHCDRGMVQKVQVAGSIVRVGEGTISMP
- a CDS encoding ABC transporter permease, which encodes MKRTDPLRLIWLIARTDLALTFKERSTVFWAFVMPFVFIFVFGQFGNSSGRSGVSATITIENNDRGPLGDDLINTLKRENIGLVDSLAEGADAVRTLVIPDDFSEKVFSRERTAVYLRKDEGSNIQAGETAAVAITRGLIKVVSTLLEIENGMIGSGSPYLSITGDSLNGNLQLVIDELPEGDTMMESRIDSLMARDPGVLVDSKMAGRGVEPPGGFQGAVPGNLVMFVLMTMAFGGITLAIERKSRVLMRIGVSPAGRREIVAGKLLGRMMLGSLQILVLLVAGRYLFGISLGNSIPALVVLMLSFAFCAGGFSILFGSLFSNPDQVSGFAVITSLAMSALGGCWWPLEIVSRPFRIVAFLLPTGWTMDGIHKLISFGYGFSSVVTHVAVLWLFGLVFTAIAAKRLKLQE
- a CDS encoding ABC transporter permease is translated as MNTILRIFILDLRRRMKSPLAIVLTMCIPLVMTLIIGSVFGRAGDVKLPRIKMLLVDNDGGLAARFLRQGLEQGQLAEMVEVIPVVEEEGERLMAKGEASAMVVIPDSFTTRVVDGLPVTIRVVKNPSESFLPIIAEEIISTFGVILDCGTNTFKEPLRKSKEILTAEGWPSLNEIQTLMDEAKVIFALTGGYLTDTLISVEESTVSEAGDEGGGGSSGVNVFSYVMAGSMMIGLLFTSNIMLRDIVRERASGTLTRILAAPLSIWHVVAGKLLAAYMVTMVACLALLIIGRFAFGMDLGGPVVLAVHLSATMFMITGFMTFCFGLIRSERSADAIVSVLIIVISLLGGGLIPISQMGGMFRSIALFSPVYWASDGFMEIFLNQAGLADIIQNIAILVGIGLVTLMPGTWLLGRNLRKGGSK
- a CDS encoding S9 family peptidase, giving the protein MRYPFSKIPVMLLLLSLYATIVTLPVGAHEGDINGEPHALTFDDLISLGRIGSFEISPEGDLVAFTVTWFDKESNSSNTDIYMVRTDGGQPWNFVRSSGSDYAPCWSPDGKELAFVSDREGSSQIWIIPTGGGEARRITDIPTGVSDPLWSPDGRTMAFTSRVYPECDDMDCNAEKLDEWKNSEVKARLIDHLMFRHWNHWREGRWSHLFLTDIDSSSLVEINRGMTDVPPISLGGERDYDFSPDGDEICYSMNPDQMVAISTNNDLYIMSVKDGTTTSITSENLSNDNNPRYSPDGRYIAYRAQMKAGFEADRYRLMLYDRREKKTLNLTEDFDYGIGNFDWSPDSRSIFFSTQDRGRYSICKVGIRGATPEKVITGGYDNNLRISPDGRKIVFARQSVDRPTDLYTSTMKGKKISPLTDINAHLLADLAMNPLEEFWFDGAATKVHGMIVKPPFFEEGRKYPVIVLIHGGPQGAFGDNFHYRWNVQMFASPGYVVATFNFTGSTGYGQAFTDAISGDWGGAPYTDIMNGLDYMLENFDYIDPDRIGAAGASYGGYMVDWIEGHTDRFTCLVSHAGVYNLESMYGATEELWFPEWEFGGMPWTSREIYEKFSPHRFVAEFKTPCLVVHGEHDYRVPYTQGLEFFTALQRQGVPSKLLFFPDEDHFVRKPQNAELWWNTLHDWFEKYLKE